From Acidimicrobiales bacterium:
CGCGGGCCTCGCGCTCGGCTGCGCCGGCGCCCTGAAGCTCACCGCGTGGCCGCTGCTCGTGCTGCTCGGGCTCGTCGTGCGCGACGCGACCGACCGGCCGGCCCGCGCCCGGTACGCGACGGCGGCGCTCGGCGTGCTCGTGCCCGTCCTCGCGGCCGGGCTGGTCCCAGATCCGCGGGCGTTCCTCGTGAACGTGGTTCGCTTCCCGCTCGGCCTGGCACGCGTCGCGTCGCCCGCGGCGAGCCCGATGGTCGGCCAAGTGCTGGCGAACGCCCTCCCGCACGAGCGCCGGCTCGTCACGATCCTCCTCGCCGTCGCGGTGCTCGCCATCGTCCTCGGCGCGCTCGCCCGGCTCCGGCCCCGGGACCCGGCCGACGTGGCGCGGCTCAGCGCCCTCGCGCTGAGCGTCGCGACGCTCCTCGCGCCGGCGACGCGCTTCGGCTACTTCATCTACCCCGTGAACCTGCTCGTCTGGAGCTTCTTCCTACGCACGGTGCCCGAGCGCCCGGCCCTCGCGGCCTGGCCGGTGCTCGCTCAGCCGAGGTCGTCGACGGCGAGGAGCCGCAGGGAGAGCGAGCTCGTCGGGCCGGTGCCGTCGCCGGCGAGGGCGGGGCTGACGAGGGGGTTGCGGGGCGTAACCCGCACCCCGGCCTCCCACTCGTAGCCGTCGGCTCCGGCGTGGGTGGCCAGGATGAGGGTGGAGCCGTCGGTCGCGGCCGTGACGCCGACGAGCGACCAGTGGGCGGCGCGCAGCTCGGTGCGGTAGAAGTCGACGAGGGCGCGCGCGTCCTGCTTCACGGCGAAGGTGATCGTGCGGTCGTAGAGCCCGACACCGCCGTCCTGGCGGGTCGTGCCGGTGACCGTGGCGCCCGCCGGCACGACGAGCGCAGCGAGCACGTTCGCGGGAGGCTCGTCGGGCGAGCGGATCGGCCGCAGGATCGGCGCCGCGGCCACCGCCGCGATCCCGTCGGCCCGCGCGACGACCGGGCCGCCGGCGCTTCGCCCGGGTCCGCCGGCGAGGGCGCCGGCCAGGCCGCCGGCGAGCGCCACGAACGCAGCGAGCCCCACGACGAAGAGGGCGGGGCCGCGCCGCACGGGGCGCTGCCAGGTGGCCGCGGCGCTGGGGGGCGTCGGGCCGTCGAGTCCGGGCTGGGTGGTCACGGCGGGCAGGGCCATCGTAGTGCGAGCGCCCCGTCTGGTCGGCAGCGGCGGTACCCTGGCGTATGGCCGTCGTCGACCCGCTGAGCGACGAGGGCGTCGCCGTCCGCGGCGGCGCGGACACCACCGTCGAGCCGAGCTTCGAGGGTCTCCTCGCGCTCCTCGAGGCGCACCATCCGGGCCAGGAGGTCTCGATCGTCGAGCGGGCGTACGCGCTCGCCGAGCGGGCGCACGAGGGCCAGTTCCGCCTGTCGGGCGAGCCGTACGTCAGGCACTCGCTCGCGGTGGCGATGATCGTCGCCGCCCTCGGGCTGGACGCGACGAGCGCGGCGGCGGCGCTCCTCCACGACGTCGTCGAGGACACGGAGGTCTCCCTCGAGGAGATCGAGGCGTCCTTCGGCCCGGAGGTCGCGGCCATCGTCGACGGCGTGACGAAGCTCGACCGGCTCAGCTTCTCATCCAAGGAGGCGCAGCAGGCCGCCACCGTCCGCAAGATGCTCGTCGCGATGGCGAAGGACTGGCGCGTCCTCGTGATCAAGCTCGCCGACCGGCTCCACAACATGCGCACGCTCGACGCCATGCCGCAGTGGAAGCAGCGGCGCACGGCCGAGCAGACGCTCGACATCTTCGCGCCGCTCGCGCACCGCCTCGGGATCCAGGAGATCAAGTGGCAGCTCGAGGACCTCGCCTTCAAGACGCTGCACGCGAAGCGCTACGCGGAGATCGCCCAGATGGTGGCGACGCGCGCGCCGAGACGGGAGGTCGAGCTCGCCGAGGTGGTCGAGGTGCTGCGCGCCCGGCTCGAGGCCCTGTCGATCGACGCCGTCGTCACGGGCCGACCGAAGCACCTCTGGAGCATCTACGAGAAGATGGTGCTGCGCGGCAAGGAGTTCGACGAGATCTACGACCTCGTCGGCATCCGGATCATCGTCCCGACCGAGAAGGACTGCTGGGCGGCGCTCGGCTCCGTGCACGCGCTCTGGGCGCCCGTCCAGGGCCGGTTCAAGGACTACATCAACTCGCCGAAGTTCAACCTCTACCAGTCGCTGCACACGACCGTCGTCGGGCCGCACGGCAAGCCCCTCGAGATCCAGATCCGCACGCACGAGATGCACCGGCGGGCCGAGTACGGGATCGCGGCGCACTGGGGCTACAAGGAGGAGGCGAAGCGTCGCGACTCGGCACGTCCCGCCGACGACATCGCCTGGCTCCAGCGCCTCGTCGACTGGGAGCGGGACACCCCCGATCCGATCGAGTTCCTCGAGACGCTGAAGCTCGACCTCGAGCAGGACGAGGTCTACGTCTTCACCCCCAAGGGGGCCATCGTCACGCTCCCCGCGGGCTCGACGCCGATCGACTTCGCCTACGCGATCCACACCGAGGTCGGCCACCACTGCGTCGGCGCGCGCGTGAACGGCCGGCTCGTGCCCCTCGACGCGAAGCTCCAGTCGGGCGACACCGTGGAGATCATCACCTCGAAGGTGCCCACCGCCGGACCGTCGCAGGACTGGCTGAAGATCGTCGCCTCGCCGCGGGCGCGCAGCAAGATCCGCCAGTGGTTCTCGCGCGAGCGCCGGGAAGACGCCATCGAGGCGGGCCGAGACGAGCTGGCCAAGGAGCTGCGGCGCGAGGGCCTCCCCGTGCAGCGCCTGGCGAGCTCGAGCGCGCTCGCCGAGGTGGCAGCGGCGATGGGCTACCCGGACCTCGACGCGCTGCACGCCGCCATCGGCGCGGGCCACTGCTCGTCGCGGGGGGTCGTCCAGCGCCTGCAGCGCCAGCTGGCCGGCGACGAGGTGCAGCTTCCGACGACGGTCCTCCAGCCGCGCCGTCCCTCGGTGCGACGAAGCGGCACCGGCGTGTACGTCGAGGGACTCGACGACGTCATGGTGCGCCTCTCTCGCTGCTGCACGCCGGTGCCGGGCGACAGCATCGTCGGCTTCGTCACGCGCGGACGCGGCGTCTCGGTGCATCGCGAGGACTGCGTGAACGCGCTGGCGCTCC
This genomic window contains:
- a CDS encoding bifunctional (p)ppGpp synthetase/guanosine-3',5'-bis(diphosphate) 3'-pyrophosphohydrolase, with translation MAVVDPLSDEGVAVRGGADTTVEPSFEGLLALLEAHHPGQEVSIVERAYALAERAHEGQFRLSGEPYVRHSLAVAMIVAALGLDATSAAAALLHDVVEDTEVSLEEIEASFGPEVAAIVDGVTKLDRLSFSSKEAQQAATVRKMLVAMAKDWRVLVIKLADRLHNMRTLDAMPQWKQRRTAEQTLDIFAPLAHRLGIQEIKWQLEDLAFKTLHAKRYAEIAQMVATRAPRREVELAEVVEVLRARLEALSIDAVVTGRPKHLWSIYEKMVLRGKEFDEIYDLVGIRIIVPTEKDCWAALGSVHALWAPVQGRFKDYINSPKFNLYQSLHTTVVGPHGKPLEIQIRTHEMHRRAEYGIAAHWGYKEEAKRRDSARPADDIAWLQRLVDWERDTPDPIEFLETLKLDLEQDEVYVFTPKGAIVTLPAGSTPIDFAYAIHTEVGHHCVGARVNGRLVPLDAKLQSGDTVEIITSKVPTAGPSQDWLKIVASPRARSKIRQWFSRERREDAIEAGRDELAKELRREGLPVQRLASSSALAEVAAAMGYPDLDALHAAIGAGHCSSRGVVQRLQRQLAGDEVQLPTTVLQPRRPSVRRSGTGVYVEGLDDVMVRLSRCCTPVPGDSIVGFVTRGRGVSVHREDCVNALALRSADRERLIEVEWDEARSGMFVAAIALKALDRSQLLADVARVLAEHHLGIVASSTQVTEDRVASMRFECELADGAHLESVLSALRQLEGVYDAYRVLPGRRSAPARATR